GTGCTCCCTTTGGGATGCGATGACCAAGATCTCCGCCGGCTCTGCCGACGCATTCTCCACGTAGTGGCTCACGCCCGGCGGAAACGCCGCGACGCCACCCGCCGAAATCACCTCCGGAGCGCCGTCGGACCACGCCGTGACGGTGCCCGAAAGGACCACCACCAGCTCTTCCCGTTCTGAATGTCGGTGCGCCGCGGAAGCTCGCGTCCCCGGCGGCACTACATCGTGATGGACGAACAGGGACCGCAAGCCGAGTCCCTCGCTCAGCACGGCACTCCGCGCGTACGTCTCCCCGGTTGTCGCAGAGGAAAGCTGGCGGTGCTCGATCGCGTTGGGATCCATGCCCCCATCGTTGTCGGTTCCGCGGCGGCGTCGAGGGCGGATCCGCAGCACGGAAAATAGGATGTACACATCCCATTTTCCGGGGACGGGAGGGGGCACGACGGCCTGCGCGCCGGTGTCCCCCTCTGCGGCGGCCTCGCTCGAGGCCCACCGCGATGTAGGGTCACAATTTGCTCAGAATCGTGATCATCCGGACGGGGATGGTCGACCATGTGCCCCGAATGATCATCCAGGCGAGCATTTTTCGGGGCCCGTGAGCGAACCGTCCGTGTGCGATACACTCCGTGCAGGGCATTGATCGTATGCCCGACACGGCGGCTGCCTGCCCCAAGTGCGGGTGGGCGCGTGCGGCTGGACGCGAGCTCGTGGTAACGGCACATTCCAACATGATCGAACATGTTCGGCGGGGATTCCGCGGCAGCTTTTGCTTCCTGATCTGTGCATGCGCCGCTACCGTTCTCTCGGCGTGCGTGTCCGAACATCAGGATCCTGGCCGGTCATCTTCGTCAGTCGGAGGGGATGCGTCCCCCGACGCGCACGCTGACAGCACGGTTGATGCGAACGAAGACGGGACGAGCGCGCCCTGCGAGGACGCGCCCGGCGTAGTGGCGGACGACCCTGCTTCTTCCTGCCAGCAGTTGCCGGACGATCCTACGCTCGAGTGTCCTGCCTATTACCCCCGCCTTTTCGAGTGCGCCGACGCGACCTCACTGAAGTGCTGCATCTCGCCGGGCATTGCAGGGCTAGCTGATGGTCCCTACATCAGGTGCTGCAAATAGGGCGGAAACGCCCTCGGACGGGGTGATCTTCGGAACCCACGACTACCGCGATGCCCTCAAGAAGGCCGTCGTTGCGTGCTCTCGCCGAATGCCAAGACGCTGGCGAGCCACGACTTCCGCCACAGGAGCTTTCGCAACTAGCTAGAACTGCGGCTCCTAACCCCAGCGGTCACCTGAGTCGATCCTCTCTCGCAAAGCGGCGGCCCAACGACGATTTTCCGATCGGGTGGCCTGTCGATTCGGCGCGGAATCAACCCGCCTATCGCGGAACGAGCAGCGCCAGGGCACGCCGAAGCAGCTCTTCTAGCGAGAGGGTGCGAGCTTCTCGGGCGAGCTTTTCCGTCGCCTGCTTGGCTTCGGCCTTTTTGAAGCCTTGGCTCGTGAGGGCCAACAGGAGCTTGTCTTGCTTCTCCCGCGCCTCTGCATCCGCAGCGTCCCCGGGGTCTGAACGCCTTCGCTGACGAAGGCGCTTCTTCTCTTCGACGTACTCCTTGCCGAAGGTCTTCTTGGCCGCGTTCAAGTTGTGGCTGGCGCAGAACACCCGACCATTGGCGGCATCGTCGCCACCACCGATGCCGGTGGCTTCGATGTGGTCATACTGGAGAAACGCCCTTGCCGTGCAGCGCACGCCGGACTCCGACACGAAGCAGCACTGGGCGCCGTCCCGCTCGTACACCTCGCGTCGGGCCGCACGGCCGGGCTCGCCCGGCTTCGTTCCGCGGGAGCGGCGCGGCTTGTCCGTCTTGCCCCAGCGCTTGTTCTCCAGCTCGCGAATCAGCGCATCCAGCGCCCGTTCGACCACGACCTCCAGCTCCCGGCTCACGTGGCTCATCAGATTCTGGGCGTGCTCGAGCTTCGCTTTCAGGCTCTCGCTGGCGCTGAAATGCACCTCGAAGCGCCCTTCCGAGAGCGGCTCCACGCCGGCCCGCGACCCTTTCCCGGCACTGGGTTTGACCCGATCCGGGACGTCGGGCTTCGGGAACCAGCGCGCGAGCACCACGCGAATCCCCGCGCTCGTCTTGCCGGCGGCTTCTTCCAGGAGCGCAGCGTGATTCTCCCGAGTGAGCCGCGGAGCCAAGAGCGAAAGCCCAGAAAGGTGCAAGTTTCCGTCTGCGAGCAGCGAGAGCACCACCGGAAACGAGAGCGCAGCCCGCGCCCCGGCGATGCTCCGATACGCCGTGCCCTCGCTCATCCCGAGGCCGCGCACGCAGAAGTCGTACATGGAGGAGTATCCCTCGTCGTACACGAGCTCGCGCCGGTCGATTTCAGCGAGATGCGCGACCAAGTGCGCGATCGCTTTGCGACGACCGGCGTTGGCCACGACCGCGCTGGACCAGAGGTCGCGATTGGAGAGGTCTTGAAGTGCGGAGAGCGCAGTGCGCTCGGTGGCAGACAGTTCTACGGAAATGGCTTTGGACGATGACATGGCAAACCCCCGTGGTTTCCTCCGGCATACCATGGGAAATTTCGCCTTCTTCAGCGCACCGTGGCTGCGCCTTCGAGCCCGCGGGCACTTCGAGGATCGATTTCGTTTCGAACGCGCCTCCATTGGGCGCACGTGCGCTGCGCGGGCGCTGTGCGAACGAGATCGGCGAAATGGGAGCGCGGAGCGGCCGCAAGCTCGTCAACTGAAATCGCATTCGCGGTGTCGAATTCTGTCGTCCGCTTCGCAGTCGCCTCGCGTCGCCATGGTTGCAGATCTTCCGGCCGCTTGGCCCGCCCTC
This portion of the Polyangiaceae bacterium genome encodes:
- a CDS encoding cupin domain-containing protein, translated to MDPNAIEHRQLSSATTGETYARSAVLSEGLGLRSLFVHHDVVPPGTRASAAHRHSEREELVVVLSGTVTAWSDGAPEVISAGGVAAFPPGVSHYVENASAEPAEILVIASQREHDRVSYP